The following coding sequences lie in one Arachis hypogaea cultivar Tifrunner chromosome 4, arahy.Tifrunner.gnm2.J5K5, whole genome shotgun sequence genomic window:
- the LOC112797045 gene encoding uncharacterized protein encodes MLTPCANSSRLKRKMSVKQTQCSEEDEEPRERDSKIGEVDKVLGSPQDHNVRSRAIFILENASLKKGLVRKEWKILNSHDDANLLLKQNKNLNDYGPDIVFEALRSIMDSPLNKYGLVGSIFIKIYLKSSHMFAFLELANDSVV; translated from the exons ATGCTCACTCCATGTGCAAACAGTAGTAGACTGAAGCGTAAGATGTCTGTGAAACAAACTCAATGCAGTGAAGAGGATGAAGAGCCAAGAGAACGTGATAGTAAAATTGGAGAAGTGGACAAGGTGCTTGGTTCTCCACAGGATCATAATGTTAGGTCTCGTGCCATATTTATACTGGAAAACGCTTCACTCAAGAAAGGACTCGTTAGAAAG GAGTGGAAAATCCTCAATTCGCATGATGATGCCAACCTTCTGTTGAAGCAAAACAAGAATCTTAATGATTATGGACCTGATATTGTTTTTGAG GCACTCCGGAGTATTATGGATAGTCCACTTAATAAATATGGTTTGGTGGGTTCTAtattcataaaaatttatttgaaatcaAGCCACATGTTCGCATTCCTCGAACTTGCAAACGATTCTGTGGTCTAA